The following is a genomic window from Deinococcus yavapaiensis KR-236.
CGGACGGTTGTGGCTGGAAAGCACGCCCGAAATCGGAACGACCTTCCACTTCATCTTGCCCGGTGTGACGAAGGGACGCACGTGACCCTTCGTCTGCTGGTCGCCGAGGATCACCTCGAGGACGTGGAGTTGCTGCGCGCCGCGCTGGAGGAAGCGCCGCTGCCGTGCGAGCTTCATGCCGTGCGCGACGGCGAGGACGCCTTGGCGTTCTTGGGCAAGCGCGAACCGTTCGAAAGCGCGCCCGACGTGCACCTCGTGCTGCTCGACCTCAACATGCCTCGGCTGCGCGGCCTCGACGTGCTGAGAGAAGTGCGCTCGAGCGAACGCTGGCGAGACCTCACCGTGATCATCCTGACGACGTCGGACGCGCCTCACGACGTCGAGGCGAGTTACGCGGCGGGAGCGAACGCTTTCGTCACGAAGCCCGTCGACTTCGCGACTTTCTTCGACGTCACGCACGCGGTCACGTCTTACTACGCGGGGATGCTCGGCGTCGCTCATCGTGCCAGCACGAGCACGTAGACGTCCGTCGCGCCCGCCGCTCGAAGCGTTCGCGCGCATTCCCCGAGCGTGCGGCTGGTCGTGAGCACGTCGTCGACGAGCAACACGCGCCGAGGCGCCCGTTCCGTCGCTTCGAAAGCGCCCTCGACGTTGAGACTTCGCGCCGCGCCGCGCAAGCGGGCTTGCTGACGCGTGCGGCGCACGCGTCGCAGCAAGAGGCGCGACGGCACGCCGAGCCGAGCCGCGACTTCCCTCGCCAAGACGTCCGCTTGGTTGTAGCCACGCTCGCGCTCGCGCGACGCGTGCAACGGCACGCTCGTCACGACCTGCACGTTCCACGCGGCTGGCACGCTCGGCGCGAGAACGCTGGCGAGACGCGACGCCACCTCTCGGCTTCCGTCGAACTTCAGGGCCTTCACGAGCCGCCGCGTCACGCCCGCGTACGGCCCGAGGCTCAAAAGGTGTGGCGACACGTCGGAGCGAAGCATGGAGTGGGCGCTCACGTCGGGACGCAGCGAGGCGAGGCACGCGTCGCACACCCCTCTCGCCGCTCCGAGCGAAGCGCGGCAACCCGGGCAAGATCGAGGCAGCAGCGCCGCGAGAAAGTTCAACACCCGGCGAGCGTATCGCCGGGCGCTGAAGCCGAGGAAAAACCGCTCAGCGCAAGCTCAGCATCATCGCGAAGTGCGCGCTGGAACCGCCGAGGACGAACAGGTGCCACACCTCGTGAAAACCGAACGTTCCGAGGTTGGGTTTCTTCATGGCGTACACGACTGCGCCCACCGTGTACAGCAAGCCCCCGATCGCCAGCCATATCAGCGCGGCGGGCGG
Proteins encoded in this region:
- a CDS encoding response regulator, yielding MTLRLLVAEDHLEDVELLRAALEEAPLPCELHAVRDGEDALAFLGKREPFESAPDVHLVLLDLNMPRLRGLDVLREVRSSERWRDLTVIILTTSDAPHDVEASYAAGANAFVTKPVDFATFFDVTHAVTSYYAGMLGVAHRASTST
- a CDS encoding ComF family protein, with the protein product MLNFLAALLPRSCPGCRASLGAARGVCDACLASLRPDVSAHSMLRSDVSPHLLSLGPYAGVTRRLVKALKFDGSREVASRLASVLAPSVPAAWNVQVVTSVPLHASRERERGYNQADVLAREVAARLGVPSRLLLRRVRRTRQQARLRGAARSLNVEGAFEATERAPRRVLLVDDVLTTSRTLGECARTLRAAGATDVYVLVLAR